Proteins from one Paenibacillus amylolyticus genomic window:
- a CDS encoding AI-2E family transporter, with translation MINNKFYRICTAIILLLLIVYLGDKVNFIFSPLTSLIHIIIIPLLIAGFFYYLLRPLVDYMERHKIKRALSVLIIYVVTALMIAGFSVLVWPSLREQLMNFVENAPVLVTSLSDQLSALEKSNFVSRYLPDDSNLFSRVSDVLSQGITQVTDYVSGLFSVVSNLVIILATFPIMLYYMLKEGSKFGTNLTLLLPRRYRKDGEETVHEIDEALSSYIVGRVIVNVALGILMYIGFLILGLPYALLLTVVSIILNFIPYVGALLAAIPVVIVAFIESPSMAIWSLVIIVIAQQIQDNLISPYVYGKQLDIHPLTTVILLLVGADLGNILGMIIVIPLYMILKIIVRKIHYRIVEDKTEL, from the coding sequence TTGATTAACAACAAGTTCTACCGCATATGTACAGCAATTATTCTGTTGCTGCTCATTGTGTATCTTGGGGATAAGGTAAACTTTATTTTCAGCCCCCTGACCTCACTCATTCACATCATCATCATTCCGCTGCTGATTGCTGGTTTCTTCTATTATCTGCTGCGACCGCTCGTCGATTATATGGAAAGGCATAAGATCAAGCGCGCATTGTCAGTTCTGATTATTTATGTGGTGACTGCATTAATGATTGCAGGATTCAGTGTACTGGTATGGCCTTCATTGAGAGAGCAATTGATGAATTTTGTGGAGAATGCTCCAGTGCTGGTTACTTCGCTCAGTGATCAGTTGAGTGCACTTGAAAAGAGTAATTTTGTATCCAGATACCTGCCTGATGATTCCAATCTATTCTCACGAGTATCCGATGTTCTCAGCCAAGGGATCACGCAGGTAACGGATTATGTTTCCGGGTTATTCTCCGTGGTATCGAATCTGGTTATTATTCTGGCGACGTTCCCAATCATGCTATATTACATGCTCAAGGAAGGCAGCAAGTTTGGAACGAATTTGACTTTATTGCTGCCAAGGCGTTATCGGAAGGATGGGGAAGAAACCGTCCATGAGATCGATGAGGCGCTAAGCAGTTACATTGTAGGCCGAGTCATTGTTAATGTTGCTCTGGGCATTCTGATGTACATCGGTTTTCTCATCTTGGGTTTGCCTTATGCATTGCTGCTGACGGTCGTATCGATTATTCTGAACTTCATTCCTTATGTGGGTGCTTTGCTGGCAGCTATTCCGGTGGTCATTGTCGCGTTTATCGAATCACCTTCGATGGCGATCTGGTCACTGGTGATCATTGTGATCGCACAGCAAATTCAGGATAACCTGATCTCACCTTACGTTTATGGCAAGCAGCTTGATATTCATCCACTCACGACCGTTATCCTGTTGCTGGTGGGCGCTGACCTGGGGAATATCCTGGGTATGATTATCGTTATTCCACTGTACATGATTCTGAAAATTATCGTTCGCAAAATCCATTATCGAATTGTCGAAGACAAGACTGAACTTTGA
- a CDS encoding ABC transporter permease: protein MGSFGNLILNENMKIFRRPRTWIMLSILVLISLVMPVLLREGMGSTGVPFWEAAVTTVQIVFFLNTIFCVVIAAEAVAGEFTWGTIKLLLIRPWSRSKILASKYLTVIIFSILSTLAVIVMATGMSYLLFSHDGPSGIGRALTLWGYLYVDLFITLAIAFMVSSVFRSGALAIGLSLFIMFSQSIFSLIFNPDRYEWAKYVLFNNMDLSKYMSSGTDFALMGGPSAGMTLGFSITVLAVYYVIFMVISWVVFNKRDVAG from the coding sequence TTGGGTAGTTTCGGTAATCTGATATTGAATGAAAATATGAAAATATTCCGTCGTCCCCGCACTTGGATCATGTTATCGATTCTGGTGCTGATCTCACTGGTAATGCCAGTGTTGCTGCGAGAAGGAATGGGGTCCACTGGTGTTCCATTCTGGGAAGCGGCTGTAACAACGGTGCAGATTGTATTTTTCCTGAACACGATCTTCTGTGTTGTAATTGCAGCAGAAGCGGTAGCTGGGGAATTTACTTGGGGAACAATCAAACTGCTGCTTATTCGTCCATGGTCACGAAGCAAAATTCTGGCTTCCAAATACCTCACCGTGATCATCTTCAGCATTTTGAGTACTCTGGCTGTCATTGTCATGGCAACAGGAATGTCCTATCTGCTGTTCTCGCATGATGGTCCTTCGGGGATTGGTCGTGCACTAACGTTATGGGGATATCTGTACGTTGATCTGTTTATTACGCTTGCGATTGCCTTCATGGTGTCCTCCGTATTCCGTTCAGGTGCACTTGCGATTGGATTATCCCTGTTCATTATGTTCTCGCAAAGTATTTTCTCCCTCATATTCAATCCAGACCGTTATGAGTGGGCCAAGTATGTTCTATTTAACAACATGGATCTTAGCAAATACATGAGCTCGGGGACGGATTTTGCGCTTATGGGTGGTCCAAGTGCAGGAATGACCCTGGGTTTCTCCATTACAGTCCTGGCAGTGTATTATGTTATTTTCATGGTGATTTCCTGGGTTGTATTCAACAAAAGAGATGTGGCAGGCTAA
- a CDS encoding ABC transporter ATP-binding protein has protein sequence MQQEPVVRIQGVSKIISSRSLVSDLTLDISPGQVFGFLGPNGAGKTTTIRMMVGLMSISKGDILISGHSVKNEFEQAVAQVGAIVENPEMYKFLTGYQNLVHFARMSPGVTKERIAETIERVGLTARIHDKVKTYSLGMRQRLGVAQAILHKPKLLVLDEPTNGLDPQGIRELRDYLRELTQTEGITVFVSSHLLSEMELMCDTVAIIQNGKLIDVRNLRAETGADALIEVAFEVNDAGRAADLIQGATLQGNVLVVRVSREQIPDINAKLVSEGVQVYGIRNVTHTLEEQFLQVTGGGGIG, from the coding sequence ATGCAGCAGGAGCCGGTCGTCCGGATTCAGGGCGTCAGCAAAATCATATCCTCCCGATCATTGGTCAGCGACCTGACTCTGGATATTTCTCCGGGGCAGGTTTTTGGTTTTTTAGGACCTAATGGCGCGGGGAAAACAACGACAATCCGAATGATGGTTGGACTGATGTCCATCAGTAAGGGTGACATTTTGATCTCGGGACACAGTGTAAAGAATGAGTTCGAACAGGCAGTAGCGCAGGTAGGAGCCATTGTGGAAAACCCGGAGATGTACAAGTTTCTGACGGGGTACCAAAATCTCGTCCACTTTGCTCGCATGTCTCCTGGCGTTACCAAAGAACGGATTGCGGAAACGATTGAGCGCGTGGGACTTACCGCCCGTATACACGATAAGGTCAAAACCTACTCACTGGGCATGCGCCAGCGTCTGGGTGTTGCGCAAGCGATATTACATAAACCGAAGCTGCTTGTACTGGATGAGCCAACCAATGGGTTGGACCCGCAGGGCATACGGGAACTGAGAGATTATTTGCGTGAGCTCACCCAAACGGAGGGCATTACAGTCTTCGTCTCCAGCCATTTGCTGTCGGAGATGGAACTGATGTGTGATACTGTGGCTATTATCCAGAACGGCAAGTTAATCGATGTAAGAAACCTTCGAGCGGAAACAGGTGCGGATGCATTAATAGAAGTTGCTTTTGAAGTGAATGATGCAGGGCGCGCTGCGGATCTGATTCAGGGTGCTACCTTACAGGGCAATGTCCTGGTGGTACGGGTGTCTCGTGAGCAGATTCCTGACATCAATGCCAAGCTGGTTAGCGAAGGGGTTCAGGTATATGGTATTCGTAACGTGACTCATACCCTGGAAGAACAATTCTTGCAAGTCACTGGGGGTGGAGGCATTGGGTAG
- a CDS encoding VanZ family protein, translating to MKVVKIKMMEEGSGRTRQKHVRRTYGFLIALLLIVIWILVIWSMSTQSSQQQDIQPWLHKWSQRMQIGFVLPDIQFTYGEYEYSLKQRPYDFAEFIFRKSAHLFVYAVLAMLVYGGLRFRRIRIMTCIVAALAVVLIIASIDEYIQQFSPNRTSTIRDVGVDLLGGCCGIAIYAGLHSIIRKIIKKRRASIHDK from the coding sequence ATGAAAGTGGTGAAGATCAAAATGATGGAGGAGGGCTCCGGGCGCACGAGACAAAAGCATGTACGAAGAACGTACGGATTTCTTATAGCTCTGTTGCTGATTGTAATCTGGATTCTGGTCATCTGGTCAATGTCTACCCAATCTTCTCAGCAGCAGGACATTCAGCCTTGGCTTCATAAATGGTCCCAAAGAATGCAGATTGGTTTCGTACTTCCTGATATTCAATTCACATATGGGGAGTATGAGTATTCTCTGAAGCAGCGACCGTATGATTTTGCAGAATTCATCTTTCGCAAGAGTGCGCACTTATTTGTATACGCTGTGCTCGCCATGCTGGTGTATGGCGGGCTGCGATTCAGGAGAATCCGCATCATGACTTGTATTGTTGCTGCTCTGGCTGTGGTACTTATCATCGCATCCATAGATGAGTATATTCAGCAGTTCAGCCCGAACCGGACAAGCACGATACGTGATGTTGGTGTGGATTTGCTTGGCGGTTGCTGTGGAATTGCCATATATGCAGGACTTCATTCCATTATCCGCAAGATTATTAAGAAAAGGCGTGCTTCCATCCACGATAAGTGA
- a CDS encoding LCP family protein: MVGHGTEDKINHAYAFGGVNMSVQTVEQLLNVPIHYYMKVNMEGFAQVIDMVGGVDVNNPFAFDYEGYQFAQGNIHLDGAAALGFSRMRYDDPKGDLGRNDRQREIIKQVLKSTVQVSNVLQLETLLDEVSEHVKTDVTFDEMKQMFSNYRPVLDHIESVEIKGTGKKIDGVYYYIVEQSERDRIHQLIEDHLK, encoded by the coding sequence ATTGTAGGGCATGGTACGGAGGATAAGATCAACCACGCTTATGCATTTGGTGGGGTCAACATGTCTGTGCAGACCGTGGAACAATTACTTAATGTTCCCATACACTACTACATGAAAGTGAATATGGAGGGCTTTGCACAGGTCATTGACATGGTGGGTGGAGTGGATGTGAATAATCCATTCGCATTTGACTATGAGGGGTATCAGTTTGCGCAAGGAAATATTCATCTGGATGGTGCAGCAGCTTTGGGATTTTCGCGTATGCGTTATGATGATCCGAAGGGAGATCTGGGGCGCAATGACCGTCAGCGGGAGATTATCAAACAAGTGCTGAAGAGTACAGTTCAAGTATCCAACGTATTGCAGCTGGAGACATTGCTGGACGAAGTCAGTGAACATGTGAAAACCGATGTTACCTTTGATGAAATGAAGCAGATGTTTTCCAATTACCGCCCGGTACTGGATCATATTGAGTCTGTTGAGATCAAGGGTACGGGCAAGAAAATTGACGGAGTGTATTACTATATCGTGGAACAATCGGAACGAGACAGGATACATCAGTTGATTGAAGACCATTTAAAATGA
- a CDS encoding sugar phosphate nucleotidyltransferase has protein sequence MRSILLSGGSGKRLWPLSNDSRSKQFLKVLHGPEGRPESMVQRVWRQLNHAGLASEALIATSLPQVEILTSQLGDNVRLVVEPERRDTFPAIALAASYLYSVESVSLNETIAVLPVDPFVEKEFFEVLATLPEMLDKSGADLALMGVVPTYPSEKYGYIIPQSRSSSENNKEYVNVAKFQEKPCESDAVLMIEQAALWNCGVFAFKLGYLINLLIEMELPIQYDEMLKQYGRLNKISFDYQVVEKANQIIAIPYDGFWKDLGTWNTLTEEMGTSVVGKGWITGDSLNTHLVNELNIPVAILGLSDVVVAVSPDGILVSDKEASPRIKEILKNEDQRPMYEERRWGCYRVLDYTRNEAGGEVLTKRICISAGKNLSYQYHLLRNEVWTVVSGTGELILDGQSRMIGQGDTVVIDRSMLHSVRAVTELDIIEVQIGSQLIEEDIVRVSTEWQDIVQTYVKHA, from the coding sequence ATGAGAAGCATTCTGTTATCCGGCGGTTCTGGCAAGCGTCTCTGGCCGTTATCCAATGATTCCAGATCCAAGCAATTTCTTAAAGTGCTTCATGGACCAGAAGGAAGACCCGAATCCATGGTACAGCGGGTATGGCGACAGCTGAATCATGCCGGACTTGCATCAGAGGCGCTGATCGCAACCAGTTTGCCACAGGTCGAGATTCTGACTTCTCAGCTGGGAGACAATGTGAGACTGGTCGTGGAGCCTGAGCGCAGAGACACGTTTCCTGCCATTGCACTGGCAGCCTCCTATCTGTATTCCGTAGAGAGTGTGAGTTTGAATGAGACGATTGCAGTGTTGCCGGTAGATCCCTTTGTTGAAAAAGAATTCTTCGAAGTGCTCGCAACCTTGCCGGAGATGCTCGATAAGTCAGGTGCCGATCTGGCCTTAATGGGAGTTGTGCCAACGTATCCGTCTGAGAAGTACGGATACATCATTCCACAATCCCGATCTTCCAGTGAAAATAACAAAGAATACGTAAATGTAGCGAAGTTCCAGGAGAAACCCTGCGAATCCGATGCGGTGCTTATGATAGAGCAGGCCGCATTATGGAATTGCGGGGTTTTTGCTTTTAAGCTGGGTTATTTGATCAATCTGCTGATTGAGATGGAACTGCCGATCCAGTATGACGAGATGCTGAAGCAATACGGAAGATTGAACAAGATCAGCTTTGATTACCAGGTTGTCGAGAAGGCGAATCAGATTATTGCCATTCCTTATGACGGGTTCTGGAAAGACCTGGGCACATGGAATACACTCACGGAAGAGATGGGAACCTCGGTTGTGGGAAAAGGATGGATCACCGGTGATTCCTTGAATACTCACCTTGTCAATGAATTGAACATTCCGGTCGCGATCTTGGGCTTGTCGGATGTGGTGGTGGCCGTAAGTCCGGATGGCATTCTGGTCAGTGACAAAGAGGCCAGTCCACGCATCAAGGAAATCTTGAAGAATGAGGATCAACGTCCCATGTATGAGGAGCGTAGGTGGGGGTGCTACCGGGTTCTGGATTACACAAGAAATGAAGCTGGCGGTGAGGTTCTCACCAAACGAATCTGCATCAGTGCCGGGAAAAACCTGAGTTATCAATACCATTTGCTCCGCAATGAGGTATGGACGGTTGTATCGGGAACAGGGGAATTAATTCTGGATGGGCAGAGCCGAATGATCGGGCAGGGAGATACGGTGGTCATTGACCGGAGTATGCTTCATTCCGTCAGAGCTGTTACGGAACTGGACATCATCGAAGTACAGATCGGCAGCCAGTTAATCGAGGAAGACATCGTTAGAGTGTCTACCGAATGGCAGGACATTGTTCAGACATATGTGAAGCACGCGTAA
- a CDS encoding polysaccharide pyruvyl transferase family protein, with the protein MLGTNNIHPMEELKGHLRQILKVIPPRTEIYYLDYPVHSNGGDLLIMKGTEAFFRDNDIQVRARYSILDCPLSLKVPEGITIVLHGGGNFGDLYPAHQKLRERMIAQHPNHRIVILPQTMFYKSDIELKKTAQVFSRHKDVHFFVRDTLSYEIASKEFQQTNVYLSPDMAHQLWPLKSKSKPTAEMLYFFRKDIEKTQNQVHYESVSGPKATFKDWETLYNRVDRKIIRMITSRLKSGKGSSFARWLWYKYSDRMVHTAIKEFNKYQTITTSRLHGHILACLLDQPNILLDNSYGKNSNYYPAWTKSNPAGRLESNQTSTYNKQTENGKAASKVVLSDGAAL; encoded by the coding sequence ATGCTGGGCACTAACAATATTCATCCAATGGAAGAGTTGAAGGGACATTTACGTCAGATTTTGAAGGTCATTCCACCGCGTACCGAGATCTATTATCTGGATTACCCGGTGCATAGCAATGGTGGCGACTTGTTGATTATGAAAGGTACCGAGGCTTTCTTCCGGGACAATGATATTCAAGTACGTGCCAGGTACAGCATTCTGGATTGCCCTCTGTCTCTCAAGGTTCCGGAAGGTATCACGATTGTGCTGCATGGGGGAGGTAACTTTGGTGATCTGTACCCTGCCCATCAGAAACTGAGAGAACGTATGATTGCCCAGCATCCGAATCACCGGATTGTGATTCTGCCTCAGACGATGTTTTATAAAAGTGATATTGAATTGAAAAAGACAGCCCAGGTGTTTAGCCGGCATAAGGATGTACACTTTTTTGTCCGGGATACCTTATCTTATGAGATAGCCAGTAAAGAATTTCAGCAAACCAATGTGTATCTATCCCCGGATATGGCACATCAATTGTGGCCACTGAAGTCCAAAAGCAAGCCTACTGCAGAGATGTTATATTTCTTCCGTAAAGATATTGAGAAAACTCAGAATCAGGTGCATTACGAATCCGTCAGTGGACCCAAGGCTACGTTTAAGGACTGGGAGACATTGTACAACCGGGTAGACCGGAAAATCATTCGCATGATTACATCCCGGTTGAAGTCAGGGAAAGGCAGTTCTTTTGCCCGCTGGTTGTGGTACAAATACTCTGATCGGATGGTACATACGGCCATTAAGGAATTCAATAAATACCAAACCATCACGACCTCCCGTCTGCATGGACATATTCTGGCCTGTCTCCTGGATCAACCGAACATCCTGCTGGATAATTCCTATGGCAAGAACTCGAATTATTATCCAGCCTGGACCAAGAGCAATCCAGCAGGCAGACTCGAATCCAATCAGACCAGCACATATAACAAGCAAACGGAGAACGGCAAGGCAGCAAGCAAGGTTGTTTTGTCGGATGGTGCAGCCCTATGA